The DNA region CGTCCCTCCTCGTCCATGATCTCGTGGACACGGTCGATGTCGGAGCCGTGACGCACGAAGGACAGGGCGACCAAGTCGATGCCGGCCTTGAGGGCCCAACGCAGATCGGCCTCGTCCTTCTCGGTGAGGGCGGGAATGGAGACGGCAACGCCAGGCAGGTTGATGCCCTTGTGGTCGCCGACCGGGCCGGCGACGGTGCAGTGGCAGTTGACGTCGTTGCCCTCGACGGAGTCGACCTGCAGGACGGTCTTGCCGTCGTCGATGAGGATGACATCGCCGGGGTGGCAGTCACCGGGCAGTCCCTTGAAGGTGGTGGAGACGCGCTCCTGGTTGCCCACGATGTCATCGGTGGTGATGGTGAACTTGTCACCAACCTCCAGGTCGATCTTTCCGTTCGAGGCGCCTTCAGCCTTCTCGAAAACACCGGTACGAATCTTGGGGCCCTGGAGGTCGGCAAGGGCAGCAACGTTGAGATCCAGCTCGTCGGCGACGGAGCGGACGAGATCCAGGCGATCCTGGTGCTCCTCGTGGGTGCCATGGCTCATGTTGAGACGGGCGACGTTCATGCCCGCTTCCATGAGCTCCTTCATGCCGTCGTGAGAGTGAACAGCTGGTCCGAGGGTATTTACAATCTTGGCTCTACGCACGCCTCAACTTTATAGGTCCTGTCCAATAGGTCACATCTCGGGGCACTGCGAGCATCAACCGTGCATCCAATCATCAATTTCGTTGAACGGATGGGCAGCTCCTCTGGGCACCAGAAGCCCACTCAAGGAGCACCGGCGCGCGGATCAAAGGACTCGGCAAGCCCAATGAGCACCAGATACCCACGTGACCTGACGTACGGCACCGCGGGGATCACGGACGCCAGGGTTCAGGATTCCGCACGGACGACGTCCAGGGCGTGCTGTAGGTCATCGGGAAGCTCGGAGCGGAACGTCACCCAGTCCCCCGTGCCCGGATGGGTGAACGACAGCTGTGCGGCATGCAGCCACTGACGATCCAACCCGAGTCGGCGTGCGAGCACCGGATCGGCACCGTAGAGCGGATCACCGCAGCACGGGTGGTGCACCGCTGCCATGTGCACCCGGATCTGGTGGGTACGTCCCGTCTCGAGATGAATTCGTTGCAGGCTGGCGTGCCGGAAGGCCTCAACGGTCTCGTAATGGGTGACGCTGTGCCGACCGCCCTCGACGACGGCCATCTTCCAGTCGTGGCCGCGATGTCGTCCAATGGGAGCGTCAATGGTGCCGACAACGGGGTCGGGCAGCCCCTGGACGAGAGCGAGGTAGATCTTTTCCGGGGTACGGTCCCGGAAGGCCTGTTTGAGCACGGTGTAGGCGTGCTCACTCTTGGCCAGCACCATGAGACCGGAGGTTCCCACGTCGAGACGCTGCACGATCCCCTGACGTTCCGGGGCGCCGCTGGTGGATATCCCGAATCCGGCTGCGGCAAGGTGCTCGACGACGCTCGGCCCGTCCCAACCCAACGAGGGGTGCGCCGCCACGCCAGCAGGTTTGTCCACCACGACGACGTCGGCGTCGTCGTGAACGATCCTCATGTCCGCAACGAACGTGGGGACGACGGTGGCTCTCGGAGCTGGATCGGAGAGATCGATGTCGAGCATCTGGCCGGATCGAACTCGGGTCGACGCCTTGGTGACGGCGACCCCGTCGAGCAGCACCTTGGACTCGGCGATGAGATCGACCACCCGACTGCGCGAGGCTCCGGTCATCCGGGCAGCAGCGGCGTCGATTCGATCCCCGTCAACGCCTTCGGGAACGAGCAGGATGCTCATGGGTTGCCTCCTCACCGGCTCGATCGGAGGTTCTGGCGTCGGCAACCCCAGAACCAGAAGTGTCATCGTGCCCAAAGATGCTCATGACGACGGCGAGCACCGCGGTCACGGTGATGAAGACGTCCGCCACATTGAAGATTGCGAAGTGCGGCAGCGAGATGAAATCGACGACATGACCACGCAGCGGCCCGGGAGCTCGCCAGATCCGGTCGACGAGGTTGCCGCTGATACCGGCCAGCACCATTCCGCATGAGATGAGTGACCATCGGTGCCGTGCCCCCGGCATCACCCACACCAGGACGGCTGTCAGGGCGATGACTGCGAAGATCGAGATGGCCATCGTCGCCCCAGACCCCATGGAGAACGCGGCACCGGAGTTGTGGATGAGTTGCAGCTTGAGGAATCCGCCGAGACAGCTCGGCGGATTGAGAGGATCCAGGTGGCGCTCCGCAAGCGCCTTGGTGACCTGGTCAAGGGCCAGACCACCCACGGCGATTGCGGCCGCCGTGGCCCGCCACACCGACAGGCAATGACCACTGAGCTCGTGACTCAATGTCGCTCTTCGCGTTGCTTGCACCGCACACACATCGTGGCGCGTGGGAAGGCGGACAACCTGGCCTTTCCTATCGGGTTGCCGCAGCTCTCGCAGGTGCCGTAGGTGCCCTCCTCCAGAGCATTGATGGCCGTTCGGGACTGCTCGAAGACGGTACGTGCATTCTGGTTCAGCGACATTTCCTGGTCCCGCTCGAACTGCGAGGAGCCAACATCGATGGTGTCCTTGCCAGCCCCATCACTACCTTCCTGTATGAGACTGGCCAGGTCCTCATCGGACTTGGCCAGCGAACGAGCCATTCTCTCAACATCGTGTTCGAGAGTGTCGATGATCTCGCTGACCTCTTCCACGGTCCACGGCTCATCCCCGTCTCGCACGGGCAAGGACTTGGCAATCGCCGCCACATCATGCTCAGACATGGTGACCTCCATTGATCGACATCAGGGGTCCTGGGGAACCCAGGACTTCGCGAAGCGGTCAACACTGCTCCACGACTGATGGCAAATAGTACTCGGCCATGATGGCAATCCCGAACATGGACCCTCATGTCACAGGATGTTCATGTGGGCTTCGCCCACACGACACCAAGGGGTTCCCCAACCATCTGGGGAACCCCGAAGCAGATCAGCGCATCGCCGCTGATCATCAATTACGCATGAGCCTCAGTTGTTGGACCCGTCACGCTGGCCGCGCCCGATGAGCGCATCCAGACGCGGGGTCGCCGAGGCGCCGCGCTCGACACGGTGGTCGGGCTCGAGCAGGTGTGGGGTCTCGGACGGCTCGAAAGCGGCCTGGTCCATACGATCAGCCTGGGTGCGCAGCTGGGAGACGAAAGCTTGACGGTAGTTGGACTCGAACTCACGCAGCCGGTCGACCCGGGCCAGCAGGACGTCACGCTCGGACTC from Cutibacterium granulosum includes:
- a CDS encoding RluA family pseudouridine synthase; amino-acid sequence: MSILLVPEGVDGDRIDAAAARMTGASRSRVVDLIAESKVLLDGVAVTKASTRVRSGQMLDIDLSDPAPRATVVPTFVADMRIVHDDADVVVVDKPAGVAAHPSLGWDGPSVVEHLAAAGFGISTSGAPERQGIVQRLDVGTSGLMVLAKSEHAYTVLKQAFRDRTPEKIYLALVQGLPDPVVGTIDAPIGRHRGHDWKMAVVEGGRHSVTHYETVEAFRHASLQRIHLETGRTHQIRVHMAAVHHPCCGDPLYGADPVLARRLGLDRQWLHAAQLSFTHPGTGDWVTFRSELPDDLQHALDVVRAES
- a CDS encoding signal peptidase II, coding for MQATRRATLSHELSGHCLSVWRATAAAIAVGGLALDQVTKALAERHLDPLNPPSCLGGFLKLQLIHNSGAAFSMGSGATMAISIFAVIALTAVLVWVMPGARHRWSLISCGMVLAGISGNLVDRIWRAPGPLRGHVVDFISLPHFAIFNVADVFITVTAVLAVVMSIFGHDDTSGSGVADARTSDRAGEEATHEHPARSRRR
- a CDS encoding TraR/DksA family transcriptional regulator yields the protein MSEHDVAAIAKSLPVRDGDEPWTVEEVSEIIDTLEHDVERMARSLAKSDEDLASLIQEGSDGAGKDTIDVGSSQFERDQEMSLNQNARTVFEQSRTAINALEEGTYGTCESCGNPIGKARLSAFPRATMCVRCKQREERH